A single region of the Hoeflea prorocentri genome encodes:
- the guaD gene encoding guanine deaminase: MSARLIRGRLLSFKQAPQGLDDSSSYSYEEDGAVLMRDGMIAASGDYAAVKTNAPEDCIESDHRPHLIMPGFIDTHIHFPQMQIVGSYASALLEWLTTYTFVEEQRFSDADHAARIASAFFDELLRHGTTTAAAYCSVHKQSADAFFTESHRRNLRMIAGKVMMDRNAPPGLLDTPQSGYDDTKAVIEEWHGKGRQMVAITPRFAITSTPGQLEMAATLMREHPDLHMQTHLSENHAEIAFAKELFPWSQDYTHVYEHYGLLGPKSLFGHCIHLEEREADIMSETGSVAVFCPTSNLFLGSGLFDLKTLDERDKPVRIAVATDIGGGTNYSMLRTIDEGYKVLQLQGQRMNPLESFYRITLGNAQALSLDDRIGSLEPGREADLVVLNARATPAMALKMDVVSKLTEELFLLQTLGDDRAIAETYVAGEPAKSVLANHPV, from the coding sequence GTGAGCGCGAGACTGATCAGGGGACGGCTCCTGTCGTTCAAGCAAGCGCCGCAGGGCTTGGATGATTCATCCAGCTACAGCTACGAGGAAGACGGCGCCGTCCTGATGCGTGACGGAATGATCGCGGCCTCAGGCGATTATGCAGCCGTAAAGACGAATGCGCCGGAGGATTGCATCGAAAGCGATCACCGACCGCATCTCATCATGCCCGGCTTCATCGACACGCATATCCACTTTCCGCAGATGCAGATTGTCGGCTCCTATGCCTCTGCCCTCCTGGAATGGCTGACCACATACACCTTTGTCGAGGAACAGCGCTTTTCCGACGCCGATCACGCAGCGCGCATTGCAAGTGCCTTTTTCGACGAGCTGCTGCGCCACGGCACAACCACCGCTGCGGCCTATTGCTCGGTTCACAAACAGTCAGCCGATGCGTTTTTTACCGAAAGCCACCGGCGCAATCTGCGGATGATCGCCGGCAAGGTGATGATGGACCGAAACGCACCGCCCGGCCTTCTGGACACGCCGCAAAGCGGCTATGACGACACCAAGGCGGTGATCGAGGAATGGCACGGCAAGGGCCGCCAGATGGTGGCGATCACACCGCGCTTTGCCATCACCTCAACGCCCGGGCAACTGGAGATGGCGGCAACGCTCATGCGTGAGCATCCGGATCTGCACATGCAGACGCATCTGTCGGAGAACCACGCTGAAATCGCCTTTGCGAAGGAGCTGTTTCCCTGGAGCCAGGACTACACCCATGTTTACGAACATTACGGCCTTCTGGGTCCAAAGAGCCTTTTCGGCCATTGCATCCATCTTGAGGAGCGCGAAGCCGATATCATGTCGGAAACCGGATCGGTTGCCGTCTTTTGCCCGACCTCCAATCTTTTCCTTGGCTCGGGCCTTTTTGACCTGAAAACCCTGGACGAACGGGACAAGCCGGTCCGCATCGCGGTTGCGACGGACATTGGCGGAGGAACCAACTACTCCATGCTGCGGACCATCGACGAAGGCTACAAGGTTCTGCAGTTGCAGGGCCAGCGTATGAACCCGCTGGAGAGCTTTTACCGCATCACGCTCGGCAATGCCCAGGCCTTGTCCCTGGACGACAGGATCGGCTCGCTGGAACCCGGCAGGGAAGCCGATCTGGTTGTGCTCAACGCCCGGGCGACACCGGCGATGGCCCTTAAAATGGACGTGGTCAGCAAACTGACCGAGGAACTGTTCCTTTTGCAGACACTCGGGGACGACCGGGCCATTGCCGAGACCTATGTCGCCGGCGAGCCGGCAAAAAGTGTGCTCGCCAACCACCCAGTCTGA
- the uraH gene encoding hydroxyisourate hydrolase gives MEEPMASHTGRLTTHVLDTAGGKPAAGLSIELYALQDEARSLIKSVSTNGDGRCDAPLLEGKGMAAGQYEIVFHAGDYLRQSGVNLPEPAFLDIIPIRFGIADADAHYHVPLLISPYGYSTYRGS, from the coding sequence TTGGAGGAACCCATGGCCTCACACACAGGACGACTGACAACTCATGTGCTCGATACCGCTGGCGGCAAGCCGGCAGCCGGTCTTTCAATCGAGCTTTACGCACTGCAGGATGAGGCCCGAAGCCTCATCAAGTCTGTGTCCACCAATGGTGACGGTCGCTGCGATGCACCGTTGCTCGAAGGTAAGGGCATGGCGGCAGGCCAATACGAGATCGTGTTTCACGCCGGCGACTATCTCCGGCAAAGCGGCGTGAACCTTCCGGAACCTGCGTTCCTGGACATTATTCCCATCCGTTTCGGCATCGCGGATGCGGACGCGCATTACCACGTGCCGCTCCTGATATCGCCCTATGGATACTCGACCTATCGCGGCAGTTGA
- a CDS encoding ureidoglycolate lyase gives MADVLPIGPLTRAAFAPFGEVLETDGAERRIINEGTTERFHALACAEAERGGKVIINLFRGQPRPFPYEIAMMERHPLGSQAFFPIDNRPWLVVVAKDEDGRPGLPQAFLAGGRQGVNFHANVWHHPLIAIDEVSDFLVVDREGEGDNLEEADYPSVFRIERDNW, from the coding sequence ATGGCGGATGTGTTGCCAATCGGGCCATTGACGCGCGCGGCCTTCGCTCCGTTTGGCGAGGTTCTGGAGACGGATGGCGCGGAACGCCGGATAATCAATGAAGGGACGACGGAACGTTTCCATGCGCTGGCGTGCGCCGAGGCGGAAAGGGGCGGCAAGGTCATCATCAACCTTTTCCGCGGACAGCCTCGGCCGTTTCCCTATGAGATCGCGATGATGGAGCGCCATCCGCTCGGCAGCCAGGCGTTTTTCCCGATTGATAATCGCCCCTGGCTCGTGGTCGTGGCAAAGGATGAAGACGGGCGGCCAGGTTTGCCGCAGGCCTTTCTGGCCGGCGGACGGCAAGGCGTGAATTTCCATGCAAATGTCTGGCATCATCCGCTGATTGCGATTGACGAGGTATCAGACTTTCTGGTGGTCGACCGTGAAGGCGAGGGTGACAATCTCGAAGAAGCCGACTACCCATCTGTCTTCCGCATCGAGCGCGACAACTGGTAA
- the alc gene encoding allantoicase, with amino-acid sequence MNEIIKSSDLGADLPDFTNGTINLASARLGAKALYSTDEFFAPLERMLADDPAVFIPDKYDDNGKWMDGWESRRKRVSGHDWGVIKLAMPGRIFGFDIDTSHFTGNYPPQASVEAICMEDGEPDDNADWVEILGRTDLGPSQHHFRTIDDHAMRSRVWTHLRLHIYPDGGVARLRVYGAAHFDWDKVTPEEEVDLAYVFHGGRALAWSDAHFGAPERLLGPGRGVNMGDGWETARRRGPGHDWAVLKLGHAGTLGRVVVDTAHFKGNYPDSCDLLGAYLPDHSGGFDDADVAASAEWTPILSAQKLQMDHIHEFEKGQIEAKGPFTHVRFNIHPDGGVSRLRLFGNKA; translated from the coding sequence ATGAACGAAATAATCAAATCCTCCGATCTCGGCGCTGATCTGCCGGATTTCACCAACGGGACCATCAATCTTGCATCAGCGCGGCTTGGAGCGAAGGCGCTCTACTCGACGGACGAGTTCTTCGCGCCGCTTGAGCGTATGTTGGCCGATGACCCGGCCGTCTTCATTCCCGACAAATATGACGACAACGGAAAGTGGATGGACGGCTGGGAATCACGCCGCAAACGCGTGTCCGGCCATGATTGGGGAGTCATCAAGCTGGCCATGCCCGGCCGCATCTTCGGCTTCGACATAGACACCAGCCATTTCACCGGTAACTATCCGCCGCAGGCCAGCGTCGAGGCTATCTGCATGGAAGACGGCGAGCCGGACGACAATGCCGACTGGGTGGAGATTCTCGGCAGGACGGACCTCGGCCCCAGTCAACATCATTTCCGGACGATTGACGATCACGCAATGCGAAGCCGCGTATGGACGCATTTGCGATTGCACATCTACCCTGACGGGGGCGTTGCCCGCCTGCGGGTCTATGGTGCTGCGCATTTCGACTGGGACAAGGTCACGCCCGAAGAGGAGGTCGATCTTGCCTATGTCTTCCATGGCGGCCGCGCACTTGCATGGTCGGATGCCCATTTCGGCGCGCCTGAACGGCTGCTCGGACCCGGACGCGGGGTCAATATGGGTGATGGCTGGGAAACCGCCCGAAGGCGTGGCCCGGGACATGACTGGGCCGTGCTCAAACTCGGTCATGCCGGAACCCTTGGCCGTGTGGTGGTCGATACCGCACACTTCAAGGGAAATTATCCCGACAGTTGCGATCTTCTGGGTGCCTATCTGCCGGACCATTCAGGCGGTTTCGATGATGCGGATGTCGCCGCGTCCGCAGAGTGGACGCCGATCCTTTCCGCGCAGAAACTGCAGATGGACCATATCCACGAATTTGAAAAGGGGCAGATCGAAGCGAAGGGCCCGTTCACCCATGTCCGCTTCAACATCCATCCCGATGGCGGCGTAAGCCGTCTTCGCCTCTTCGGAAACAAGGCCTGA